From a single Aggregatilinea lenta genomic region:
- a CDS encoding uroporphyrinogen decarboxylase family protein, with product MKHRERVVMALNHEKPDRCPMQISFTPEFVARLRDDMQVGGDTLHNPHGGGNTYALERLLDQDMLLTSVGWANSYYQDTEQYTDEWGIGWGSKEYVTPFGTGRYTEIVGHPLAEVDAVRAYTAPDPTRPDLYEEAARVIHDYKDEYWIVGVTVTTIFEAAWALRGLQQMLIDLVEDPDLADEILEFPYRYHLAAARKLVEMGVDMIWTGDDIGTQNGMLISPRMWRRFLKPRMATFIAELKSINPDIKVAYHSDGDISPIIPDLIEIGLDVLNPIQPACMNPDDLERQYGDRLCFWGSVDEQYTLPMGSPDYVKAEVIERLKTLGRRGGLILGPTHHVQLDTPLENFWAMVNTIKDTPYSAL from the coding sequence ATGAAGCACCGCGAACGAGTAGTCATGGCCCTTAACCACGAAAAGCCCGACCGCTGCCCGATGCAGATCAGCTTCACGCCGGAGTTTGTTGCGCGGCTGCGTGACGATATGCAGGTCGGCGGCGACACCCTGCACAACCCGCACGGCGGCGGCAACACGTACGCGTTGGAGCGCCTGCTCGACCAGGACATGCTGCTGACGTCAGTCGGCTGGGCGAACTCGTACTACCAGGACACCGAGCAGTACACGGACGAATGGGGCATCGGCTGGGGATCGAAAGAATATGTCACGCCGTTCGGCACGGGCCGCTACACCGAGATCGTCGGGCATCCGCTGGCCGAAGTCGATGCGGTCCGCGCGTACACCGCCCCGGACCCCACCCGCCCCGACCTGTACGAAGAAGCAGCGCGCGTGATCCACGACTACAAGGATGAGTATTGGATCGTCGGCGTCACGGTGACGACCATCTTCGAGGCGGCCTGGGCGCTACGCGGCTTGCAGCAAATGCTGATCGATCTGGTGGAAGATCCCGATCTGGCCGACGAGATCCTGGAATTCCCCTACCGCTACCACCTCGCCGCCGCGCGCAAGCTGGTGGAGATGGGCGTGGACATGATCTGGACGGGTGACGACATTGGCACGCAGAACGGCATGCTGATCTCGCCGCGCATGTGGAGGCGCTTTCTCAAGCCGCGCATGGCGACCTTCATCGCGGAACTGAAGTCAATCAACCCCGACATCAAGGTGGCCTACCACTCGGACGGCGACATCAGCCCGATCATCCCGGACCTGATCGAGATCGGCCTGGACGTGCTCAACCCGATCCAGCCTGCGTGCATGAATCCCGACGACCTGGAACGCCAGTATGGGGACAGGTTGTGCTTCTGGGGGTCCGTCGACGAGCAGTACACGCTGCCGATGGGATCGCCCGACTACGTGAAGGCGGAAGTCATCGAGCGCCTGAAGACGCTGGGGCGTCGCGGCGGCCTGATCCTCGGCCCGACGCACCACGTCCAGCTCGACACGCCGCTCGAAAACTTCTGGGCGATGGTCAACACGATCAAGGATACGCCTTACAGCGCGCTCTAG